One part of the bacterium genome encodes these proteins:
- the hslU gene encoding ATP-dependent protease ATPase subunit HslU, translated as MSEGDTFTPREIVSELDRYVIGQREAKRAVAVALRNRWRRRQVPEALRDEIAPKNIIMIGATGVGKTEIARRLAKLAQAPFIKVEASKFTEVGYVGRDVESIIRDLTELAIQLVQAEEQEAVRAKAEERAEERLLDALLPPASPAANGAAGFHVVGDTPEPGANETREKLRKLLRLGELEEREVELELSEDAGGPSLSIMTPQCVEEMGVQFKDLLAGMMPKQTQRRRLKIADAREALVDEEARELVDADRVRELAVRRVEDSGIVFIDEIDKVAVGSGGRQGPDVSREGVQRDLLPIVEGSTVQTKHGPVVTDHILFVAAGAFHLAKPSDLIPELQGRFPIRVELQSLGRDELVRILTEPDNSLVRQYSALLATEQIELSFEQDGIAAIADVAATVNERTADIGARRLHTVMERLLEALSFEAPDLGARTVTVDRAMVEERLGELLDDQDLSQFIL; from the coding sequence GTGAGCGAAGGCGACACGTTCACCCCGCGCGAGATCGTCTCGGAGCTCGATCGCTACGTGATCGGCCAGCGCGAGGCCAAGCGCGCCGTCGCGGTCGCGCTTCGCAATCGCTGGCGAAGGCGGCAGGTACCCGAAGCGCTGCGCGACGAGATCGCGCCGAAGAACATCATCATGATCGGCGCGACGGGGGTCGGGAAGACCGAGATCGCCCGCCGCCTGGCGAAGCTCGCGCAGGCCCCCTTCATCAAGGTGGAGGCCTCGAAGTTCACCGAGGTCGGCTACGTCGGTCGGGACGTCGAGTCGATCATCCGTGACCTGACCGAACTCGCGATCCAGCTCGTCCAGGCGGAGGAGCAGGAGGCCGTCCGCGCCAAGGCCGAGGAACGGGCCGAAGAGCGCCTGCTCGACGCGCTGCTCCCGCCGGCCTCGCCCGCCGCGAACGGGGCCGCCGGCTTCCACGTCGTGGGGGACACGCCGGAGCCCGGCGCCAACGAGACGCGAGAGAAGCTCAGGAAGCTGCTGCGCCTCGGCGAGCTCGAGGAACGGGAGGTCGAGCTCGAGCTGTCCGAGGACGCCGGGGGGCCTTCGCTCTCGATCATGACGCCCCAGTGCGTCGAAGAGATGGGCGTCCAGTTCAAGGACCTGCTCGCGGGGATGATGCCGAAGCAGACCCAGCGTCGGCGACTGAAGATCGCCGACGCGCGGGAGGCGCTGGTGGACGAGGAGGCGCGGGAGCTCGTCGACGCCGACCGGGTGAGAGAGCTCGCGGTGCGCCGGGTCGAGGACTCCGGGATCGTGTTCATCGACGAGATCGACAAGGTCGCGGTCGGCAGCGGCGGTCGACAGGGCCCGGACGTCTCGCGCGAAGGCGTCCAGCGCGATCTGCTCCCGATCGTCGAGGGCTCGACGGTGCAGACCAAGCACGGACCCGTCGTGACCGACCACATCCTCTTCGTCGCGGCGGGGGCCTTCCACCTGGCCAAGCCGTCGGACCTGATTCCGGAGCTGCAGGGGCGATTCCCGATCCGCGTCGAGCTCCAGAGTCTCGGGCGGGACGAGCTCGTGCGGATCCTGACCGAGCCGGACAATTCGCTCGTGCGGCAGTATTCGGCGCTCCTCGCGACGGAGCAGATCGAGCTCTCGTTCGAGCAGGACGGAATCGCGGCGATCGCGGACGTCGCGGCGACGGTCAACGAACGCACCGCCGACATCGGCGCCCGACGGCTGCACACGGTCATGGAACGCCTGCTCGAGGCGCTCTCCTTCGAGGCGCCGGACCTCGGGGCCCGGACCGTGACCGTCGATCGGGCGATGGTGGAAGAACGATTGGGCGAGCTACTGGACGATCAGGATCTTTCGCAGTTCATTCTGTGA
- a CDS encoding tyrosine recombinase XerC: MNWSQAVDGFGRHLGIERGLSPNTRRAYESDVRQLTVHTGSDVPPAKVDADHVRAWLASLHRRRSPATMGRKLASVRCFFRWLVREGVRSDDPTAGLPMPKLEKRLPRPLSIDDCEQLITKDERALNQSAPEGGDRSRRHQWMKLRDRALVELLYGTGIRIGELVALDVRDLELRAQEIRVMGKGGKERVVPIPEQARLALSSWLDVRRHPGLMSEPLFISLRARREEKPRRLAAREARRILRERGLRADLGEHVHPHRLRHSYATHLLDMGADLREIQELLGHASLSTTQKYTAVSVEHLRDVYDRAHPRSRSAGPRGGDASDSAERRTKTKT, from the coding sequence ATGAACTGGAGCCAGGCCGTCGACGGCTTCGGTCGCCATCTCGGGATCGAGCGCGGGCTCTCGCCGAACACGCGGCGCGCCTACGAGTCGGACGTCCGTCAGCTCACCGTCCATACGGGCTCCGACGTCCCGCCGGCGAAGGTCGATGCCGATCACGTGCGCGCCTGGCTCGCGAGCCTGCACCGGCGCCGGAGTCCGGCGACGATGGGGCGGAAGCTCGCCTCGGTTCGCTGCTTCTTTCGCTGGCTGGTGCGCGAGGGCGTGCGCAGCGACGACCCGACCGCCGGGCTGCCGATGCCGAAGCTCGAGAAGCGGCTCCCGCGCCCGCTCTCGATCGACGACTGCGAGCAGCTGATCACGAAGGACGAGCGCGCCCTGAATCAGTCTGCGCCCGAGGGGGGGGATCGCTCCCGGCGGCACCAGTGGATGAAGCTGCGGGACCGGGCGCTGGTCGAGCTGCTCTACGGAACCGGCATCCGGATCGGCGAGCTCGTCGCGCTCGACGTGCGCGACCTCGAGCTGCGCGCCCAGGAGATCCGCGTGATGGGCAAGGGCGGCAAGGAGCGGGTCGTGCCGATTCCCGAGCAGGCCCGCCTCGCGCTCTCGTCGTGGCTCGACGTACGAAGGCATCCCGGGCTGATGAGCGAGCCCCTCTTCATCTCGCTCCGGGCAAGGCGGGAAGAGAAGCCGCGAAGGCTCGCCGCGCGCGAGGCCCGCAGGATCCTGCGCGAACGGGGACTGCGCGCGGACCTCGGCGAGCACGTCCACCCCCACCGCCTGCGTCACAGCTATGCGACGCACCTCCTCGACATGGGCGCCGACCTGCGCGAGATCCAGGAGCTGCTCGGCCACGCGAGTCTCTCGACGACCCAGAAATACACCGCGGTCTCGGTCGAGCACCTGCGTGACGTCTATGATCGGGCGCACCCCCGGTCGCGGAGCGCAGGGCCGCGGGGCGGGGACGCGAGCGATTCCGCCGAGCGAAGGACGAAGACGAAGACATGA
- the hslV gene encoding ATP-dependent protease subunit HslV — MNATEKARSTTVVAVLRNGRIALAADGQVTLGETVMKQSADKVRKVAKGRALVGFAGGVADALTLLERLEGKFETHPGNVRRAAVELARDWRTDRVLRKLEAMILLGDAETLLMVSGNGDVIEPDDGVAAIGSGGSYALAAARSLMRHTELEADEIARAALEVAAEICIYTNANISLESLP, encoded by the coding sequence ATGAACGCGACGGAGAAGGCACGCTCGACGACGGTGGTCGCCGTCCTGCGCAACGGTCGGATCGCACTGGCGGCCGACGGTCAGGTGACGCTCGGCGAGACGGTGATGAAGCAGAGCGCGGACAAGGTTCGCAAGGTCGCCAAGGGGCGCGCGCTCGTCGGGTTCGCCGGCGGCGTGGCCGATGCGCTGACCCTGCTGGAGCGCCTCGAGGGCAAGTTCGAGACCCATCCGGGCAACGTGCGCCGCGCCGCGGTCGAGCTGGCGCGCGACTGGCGGACCGATCGGGTGCTGCGGAAGCTCGAGGCGATGATCCTGCTCGGGGATGCCGAGACGCTGCTCATGGTCTCGGGCAACGGCGACGTGATCGAGCCGGACGACGGGGTCGCGGCGATCGGGTCCGGCGGGTCCTACGCGCTCGCCGCCGCACGTTCGCTCATGCGCCATACGGAGCTCGAGGCGGACGAGATCGCGCGCGCCGCCCTCGAGGTCGCGGCCGAGATCTGCATCTACACGAACGCGAACATCTCTCTGGAGAGCCTCCCGTGA
- a CDS encoding response regulator, with protein MADTPDDEARGTHTRVLVVDDEIFFLEAIDEILTEGGFETVRAEDGETALELAADPSIGVVVLDVRLPDMDGIQVLACIREMRPELSVIMLSASTDQEIVLEALRLGAADYLAKPLHDEELVLAVGRALDGYEANAARRRLRQRIDRLVEGMERLSQVVRLAAPGERVDVLRQGIVDSASVVLQASRASLMLADPDREWLSVVASRGVDVEPTTMSARKVGEGASGTCFADGAVLCVPDVDEDARFSGRGAGSYETPGFACVPLVCLGVPVGVLCLTDGEDADGLSLEETNVLRLLGMQISEFLAADPEVERLLASAQVSDVEGVAFNGLEAPNGLGTLDLLDTVDGDAEIAQAICEAVAAEVEPERVLGSALNAVATRLRAAPVSLHLTDPEGTSLVLEAQVDGGVAADRASLAADRGLCGAVVQTGQLVAAPEPDQDPRFDAAVDTPEDGLVRPFLCAPIRLREKVVGTLRVFLDAGSPASPRTAEVLGAAFSAAVRNVLLYRSLLRSIEEVAEARKNARP; from the coding sequence ATGGCGGACACACCGGACGACGAGGCGCGCGGAACGCACACTCGGGTCCTGGTCGTCGACGACGAGATCTTCTTTCTCGAAGCGATCGACGAGATCCTGACCGAGGGGGGCTTCGAGACGGTGCGGGCCGAGGACGGCGAGACGGCCCTCGAGTTGGCGGCGGACCCGTCGATCGGGGTCGTCGTGCTCGACGTGCGGCTTCCAGACATGGACGGGATCCAGGTGCTCGCGTGCATCCGGGAGATGCGACCGGAGCTGTCGGTGATCATGCTCTCGGCGTCGACGGACCAGGAGATCGTGCTCGAGGCCCTGCGTCTCGGCGCGGCGGACTATCTCGCGAAGCCGCTCCACGACGAAGAGCTCGTACTGGCGGTCGGGCGCGCGCTCGACGGCTACGAAGCGAACGCCGCCCGCCGGCGACTCCGCCAACGGATCGACCGCCTGGTCGAGGGGATGGAGCGCCTCTCGCAGGTCGTGCGGCTGGCGGCTCCCGGCGAACGCGTGGACGTCCTGAGGCAGGGGATCGTGGACTCGGCGAGCGTCGTGCTCCAGGCGAGTCGCGCTTCGCTGATGCTCGCCGATCCCGACCGCGAGTGGCTCTCGGTCGTCGCCAGTCGCGGCGTCGACGTCGAGCCGACGACGATGTCGGCGCGGAAGGTCGGGGAGGGCGCGTCCGGGACCTGCTTTGCCGACGGGGCGGTCCTCTGCGTGCCCGACGTCGATGAAGACGCCCGCTTCTCCGGTCGCGGCGCGGGCAGCTACGAGACGCCCGGCTTCGCCTGCGTTCCGCTCGTCTGCCTCGGGGTGCCGGTCGGCGTGCTGTGCCTGACCGACGGCGAGGATGCGGACGGGCTCTCTCTCGAGGAGACGAACGTGCTCCGCCTGCTCGGCATGCAGATCTCCGAGTTCCTCGCGGCCGATCCGGAGGTCGAGCGGCTCCTGGCCAGCGCCCAGGTCAGCGACGTCGAAGGCGTGGCATTCAATGGGCTGGAGGCCCCCAACGGGCTGGGGACCCTCGATCTGCTCGACACCGTCGACGGGGATGCCGAGATCGCCCAGGCGATCTGCGAGGCGGTCGCGGCGGAGGTCGAGCCCGAGCGTGTCCTCGGTTCCGCCCTGAACGCCGTCGCGACCCGGCTACGCGCGGCGCCGGTGAGCCTCCACCTGACGGATCCCGAGGGAACGTCCCTCGTGCTCGAGGCGCAGGTCGACGGCGGCGTGGCCGCGGATCGCGCCTCGCTCGCCGCCGATCGGGGGCTCTGTGGCGCCGTCGTCCAGACCGGCCAGCTGGTGGCCGCACCGGAGCCCGATCAGGATCCGCGCTTCGACGCCGCCGTCGATACGCCCGAGGACGGCCTGGTCCGGCCCTTCCTCTGCGCGCCGATCCGGCTGCGGGAGAAGGTCGTCGGTACGCTCCGGGTCTTCCTCGACGCGGGGTCGCCGGCCTCGCCGCGTACGGCGGAAGTCCTGGGCGCCGCCTTTTCAGCGGCCGTCCGCAACGTCCTTCTGTACCGTTCGCTGCTTCGAAGCATCGAGGAGGTGGCCGAGGCTCGGAAGAACGCGCGCCCCTGA